In Canis lupus familiaris isolate Mischka breed German Shepherd chromosome 9, alternate assembly UU_Cfam_GSD_1.0, whole genome shotgun sequence, a single window of DNA contains:
- the TMEM94 gene encoding transmembrane protein 94 isoform X3 translates to MLFKQTELWMPLQGKCTKGEPPLALGLSTQKALSILKEQLEAVLEGHLKERKKCLTWKELWRSSFLHHSNRCSCFHWPGASLMLLAVLLLLGCHGSQPAGSHGVELVNASALFLLLLLNLLLIGRQDRLKRKEVERRLRGIIDQIQDALRDGKEIKWPDAMYPDLHMPFAPSWSLHWAYRDGHLVNLPVSLLVEGDIIALRPGQESFASLRGIKDDEHIVLEPGDLFPPFSPPPSPRGEVKKGPQNPQQHRLFRVLETPVIDNIRWCLDMALSRPVTALDNERFTVQSVMLHYAVPVVLAGFLITNALRFMLNAPGVTSWQYTLLQLQVNGVLPILPLLFPVLWVLATACGEARVLAQMSKASPSSLLAKFSEDTLSSYTEAVSSQEMLRCIWGHFLRVIQGTSPTLSHSSSLLHSLGSVTVLCCVDKQGILSWPNPSPETVLFFSGKVEPPHSSHEDLTDDLSTRSFCHPEVEEEPHERDALLAGSLNTTLHLSNEQERGDWPGDGPKPPEFYSHHKAHGRNKHPSGSNVSFSRDTEGGEEEPGKPGLEGEPYEAEDFVCDYHLEMLSLSQDQQNPSCIQFDDSNWQLHLTSLKPLGLNVLLNLCNASVTERLCRFSDHLCNIALQESHSAVLPVHVPWGLCELARLIGFTPGAKELFKQENHLALYRLPSAEMVKETSLGRLSCVTKRRPPLSHMISLFIKDTTTSTEQMLSHGTADVVLEACTDFWDGADIYPLSGSDRKKVLDFYQRACLSGYCSAFAYKPMSCALSSQLNGKCIELVQAPGQSSIFTMCELPSTIPLKLSTRRNSWSSDEGIGEVLEKEDCMQALSGQIFMGMVSSQYQARLDIVRLIDGLVNACIRFVYFSLEDELKSKVFAEKMGLETGWNCHISLTPNGDMPGSEIPPSSPSHAGSLHDDLNQVSRDDAEGLLLMEEEGHSDLISFQPTDSDLPSFLEDCNRAKLPRGIHQVRPHLQNIDNVPLLVPLFTDCTPETMCEMIKIMQEYGEVTCCLGSSANLRNSCLFLQSDISIALDPLYPSRCSWETFGYATSTSMAQASDGLSPLQLSGQLNSLPCSLTFRQEETISIIRLIEQARHATYGIRKCFLFLLQCQLTLVVIQFLSCLVQLPPLLSTTDILWLSCFCYPLLSISLLGKPPHSSIMSMATGKNLQSIPKKTQHYFLLCFLLKFSLTISSCLICFGFTLQSFCDSSRARNLTNCSSIMLPSYADTAPAWFDDFANGLLTAQKLTAALIVLHTVFISITHVHRTKPLWRKSPLTNLWWAMTVPVVLLGQVVQTAVDLQLWTHRDSQVHFGLEDVPLLTWLLGCLSLVLVVVTNEIVKLHEIRVRVRYQKRQKLQFETKLGMNSPF, encoded by the exons GAGCTGTGGAGAAGCAGCTTCCTGCACCACAGTAACCGCTGCTCCTGCTTCCACTGGCCTGGAGCCTCACTCATGCTGctggctgtgctgctgctgcttggcTGTCATGGGAGCCAGCCAGCAGGCAG CCATGGGGTGGAGCTGGTGAATGCCTCAGCGCTGTTCCTCTTGCTGCTTCTCAACCTCCTCCTCATTGGGCGGCAAGATCGGCTGAAGCGTAAGGAGGTAGAGCGGAGGCTCCGAGGGATCATTGACCAAATCCAAG ATGCACTCAGGGATGGCAAGGAGATCAAGTGGCCCGACGCCATGTACCCAGACCTCCACATGCCCTTTGCGCCATCCTGGTCTCTGCACTGGGCCTACAGAGATGGACATCTGGTCAACCTGCCAGTTAGCCTGTTAGTAGAAGGAGACATCATAGCCCTGAGGCCTGGCCAGGAATCATTTGCCTCTCTGAGGGGGATCAAG GATGATGAACACATCGTCTTAGAGCCAGGAGAcctgtttcctcctttttctccacccccttccccccggGGAGAAGTAAAGAAAGGGCCACAGAACCCCCAGCAGCACCGGTTGTTCCGCGTCCTCGAGACCCCAGTGATTGACAATATCAG ATGGTGCCTGGACATGGCCCTGTCCCGCCCAGTCACTGCCCTGGACAACGAGAGGTTCACGGTGCAGTCGGTGATGTTGCACTACGCCGTGCCTGTGGTCCTG GCTGGCTTCCTTATCACCAATGCCCTGCGCTTCATGCTGAATGCCCCTGGCGTCACATCCTGGCAGTACACCCTCCTCCAGCTACAG GTGAATGGCGTCCTGCCCATCCTTCCCCTGCTCTTTCCAGTCCTCTGGGTTCTGGCAACCGCCTGTGGAGAAGCTCGAGTCCTGGCCCAGATGAGCAAGGCCTCTCCCAGCTCCCTG CTGGCCAAGTTCTCAGAGGATACTCTCAGCAGCTATACAGAAGCCGTCTCCTCTCAG GAAATGCTACGATGCATTTGGGGCCACTTCCTGCGGGTGATCCAAGGGACATCACCGACTCTGAGCCATAGCTCCAGCCTGCTGCACAGCTTGGGCTCCGTCACG GTCCTGTGCTGTGTGGACAAACAGGGGATCCTGTCATGGCCCAACCCCAGCCCAGAGACTGTGCTGTTCTTTAGTGGGAAAGTGGAGCCCCCACACAGCAGCCATGAGGACCTAACAGATGACCTGTCCACCCGCTCCTTCTGCCATCCCGAGGTAGAGGAGGAG CCCCACGAGCGAGATGCCCTCCTGGCCGGTTCCCTGAACACTACCCTGCACCTTTCCAATGAGCAGGAACGTGGCGACTGGCCTGGTGACGGTCCCAAGCCCCCTGAATTCTACTCTCACCACAAAGCACATGGCCGCAACAAACACCCATCTGGCTCCAATGTGAGCTTCAGCAGGGACACGGAGGGCGGTGAAGAAGAGCCTGGCAAG CCTGGGCTGGAGGGCGAGCCCTATGAAGCAGAAGACTTTGTGTGTGACTACCACTTGGAGATGCTGAGCCTGTCACAGGACCAGCAGAACCCCTCCTGCATCCAGTTCGATGACTCCAACTGGCAGCTCCACCTCACCTCCCTGAAGCCCCTGGGTCTCAACGTGCTGCTGAACCTGTGTAACGCCAGCGTCACTGAGCGTCTGTGCCGGTTCTCGGACCATCTGTGCAACATCGCCCTACAGGAGAGCCACAGCGCCGTCCTGCCTGTGCATGTGCCCTGGGGCCTCTGCGAGCTCGCCCGACTCATAG GCTTCACCCCCGGGGCCAAGGAGCTCTTCAAGCAGGAGAACCACCTTGCACTCTACCGCCTCCCCAGTGCTGAGATGGTGAAGGAGACCTCACTGGGGAGGCTCTCCTGTGTCACCAAGCGGCGTCCCCCCCTCAGCCATATGATTAGTCTCTTCATCAAGGACACCACCACGA gcacagAACAGATGCTGTCTCATGGCACAGCCGACGTGGTCTTAGAGGCCTGTACAGACTTCTGGGATGGGGCGGACATCTATCCGCTTTCCGGTTCTGACAG AAAGAAAGTGCTGGATTTTTACCAGCGAGCCTGCCTGTCTGGTTACTGCTCTGCCTTCGCCTATAAGCCCATGAGCTGTGCCCTGTCCTCTCAGCTCAATGGCAAGTGCATCGAGCTGGTGCAGGCGCCTGGCCAGAGCAGCATCTTCACCATGTGTGAGCTGCCCAGCACCATCCCCCTCAAGCTGAGCACGCGCCGCAACAGCTGGAGCTCTGACG AAGGGATCGGGGAGGTGCTGGAGAAGGAAGACTGCATGCAGGCCCTGAGTGGCCAGATCTTCATGGGCATGGTGTCCTCTCAGTACCAGGCCCGGCTGGACATTGTGCGCCTCATCGACGGGCTGGTCAATGCCTGCATCCGCTTTGTCTACTTCTCTTTGGAGGACGAGCTCAAAAGCAAG GTGTTTGCAGAAAAGATGGGCCTGGAGACAGGCTGGAACTGTCACATCTCCCTCACGCCCAATGGTGACATGCCTGGCTCTGAGATCCCCCCTTCCAGCCCTAGCCATgccggctccctgcatgatgaCCTGAATCAGG TGTCCCGAGATGATGCGGAAGGACTCCTCTTAATGGAGGAGGAGGGTCACTCAGACCTCATTAGCTTCCAGCCTACGGACAGCGACCTCCCCAGCTTCCTGGAGGACTGCAACCGG GCCAAGCTGCCACGCGGCATCCACCAGGTGCGCCCCCACCTGCAGAACATTGACAACGTGCCCCTGCTAGTACCCCTGTTCACCGACTGTACCCCTGAGA CCATGTGTGAGATGATCAAGATCATGCAGGAATATGGGGAGGTGACCTGCTGCCTGGGCAGCTCTGCCAACCTGAGGAACAGTTGCCTTTTCCTCCAGAGTGACATCAG CATTGCCCTGGATCCTCTGTACCCATCCCGCTGCTCCTGGGAGACCTTTGGCTACGCCACCAGCACCAGCATGGCCCAGGCCTCGGATGGCCTTTCTCCCCTCCAGCTCTCAGGGCAGCTCAACAGCCTGCCCTGCTCCCTGACCTTTCGCCAGGAGGAGACCATAAGCATCATCCGGCTCATTGAGCAG GCTCGGCACGCCACCTACGGCATTCGCAAGtgcttcctcttcctgctgcAGTGCCAGCTGACTCTCGTGGTCATCCAG TTCCTCTCTTGCCTGGTTCAGCTGCCACCGCTGCTGAGCACCACCGACATCCTGTGGCTGTCCTGCTTTTGCTACCCTCTGCTCAG CATCTCTCTGTTGGGGAAGCCGCCCCACAGTTCCATCATGTCTATGGCCACAGGAAAGAACCTTCAGTCCATTCCTAAGAAG ACCCAGCACtacttcctcctctgcttcttgCTCAAATTCAGCCTCACCATCAGCTCGTGCCTCATCTGCTTTGGCTTCACGCTGCAGAGCTTCTGTGACAGCTCCCGAGCCCGCAACCTCACCAACTGCTCCTCCATCATGCTGCCCAG CTATGCTGACACAGCTCCGGCCTGGTTTGATGATTTTGCCAATGGGCTGCTGACGGCTCAGAAGCTCACGGCCGCCCTGATCGTCCTGCACACAG TCTTCATTTCTATCACCCATGTGCATCGCACCAAGCCCCTGTGGAGAAAGAGCCCCTTGACAAACCTCTGGTGGGCCATGACGGTGCCTGTGGT cctcctgggGCAGGTGGTCCAGACAGCAGTGGACTTGCAGCTGTGGACGCACAGGGACAGCCAAGTCCACTTTGGCCTGGAGGACGTGCCTCTGCTGACGTGGCTCCTGGGCTGCCTCTCCTTGGTCCTTGTGGTGGTCACCAATGAGATCGTGAAGCTGCATGAGATTCG GGTCCGGGTTCGCTACCAGAAGCGGCAGAAACTGCAGTTTGAAACTAAGCTGGGCATGAACTCCCCCTTCTGA
- the TMEM94 gene encoding transmembrane protein 94 isoform X1 — translation MLFKQTELWMPLQGKCTKGEPPLALGLSTQKALSILKEQLEAVLEGHLKERKKCLTWKELWRSSFLHHSNRCSCFHWPGASLMLLAVLLLLGCHGSQPAGSHGVELVNASALFLLLLLNLLLIGRQDRLKRKEVERRLRGIIDQIQDALRDGKEIKWPDAMYPDLHMPFAPSWSLHWAYRDGHLVNLPVSLLVEGDIIALRPGQESFASLRGIKDDEHIVLEPGDLFPPFSPPPSPRGEVKKGPQNPQQHRLFRVLETPVIDNIRWCLDMALSRPVTALDNERFTVQSVMLHYAVPVVLAGFLITNALRFMLNAPGVTSWQYTLLQLQVNGVLPILPLLFPVLWVLATACGEARVLAQMSKASPSSLLAKFSEDTLSSYTEAVSSQEMLRCIWGHFLRVIQGTSPTLSHSSSLLHSLGSVTVLCCVDKQGILSWPNPSPETVLFFSGKVEPPHSSHEDLTDDLSTRSFCHPEVEEEPHERDALLAGSLNTTLHLSNEQERGDWPGDGPKPPEFYSHHKAHGRNKHPSGSNVSFSRDTEGGEEEPGKPGLEGEPYEAEDFVCDYHLEMLSLSQDQQNPSCIQFDDSNWQLHLTSLKPLGLNVLLNLCNASVTERLCRFSDHLCNIALQESHSAVLPVHVPWGLCELARLIGFTPGAKELFKQENHLALYRLPSAEMVKETSLGRLSCVTKRRPPLSHMISLFIKDTTTSTEQMLSHGTADVVLEACTDFWDGADIYPLSGSDRKKVLDFYQRACLSGYCSAFAYKPMSCALSSQLNGKCIELVQAPGQSSIFTMCELPSTIPLKLSTRRNSWSSDEGIGEVLEKEDCMQALSGQIFMGMVSSQYQARLDIVRLIDGLVNACIRFVYFSLEDELKSKVFAEKMGLETGWNCHISLTPNGDMPGSEIPPSSPSHAGSLHDDLNQGNGTVSRDDAEGLLLMEEEGHSDLISFQPTDSDLPSFLEDCNRAKLPRGIHQVRPHLQNIDNVPLLVPLFTDCTPETMCEMIKIMQEYGEVTCCLGSSANLRNSCLFLQSDISIALDPLYPSRCSWETFGYATSTSMAQASDGLSPLQLSGQLNSLPCSLTFRQEETISIIRLIEQARHATYGIRKCFLFLLQCQLTLVVIQFLSCLVQLPPLLSTTDILWLSCFCYPLLSISLLGKPPHSSIMSMATGKNLQSIPKKTQHYFLLCFLLKFSLTISSCLICFGFTLQSFCDSSRARNLTNCSSIMLPSYADTAPAWFDDFANGLLTAQKLTAALIVLHTVFISITHVHRTKPLWRKSPLTNLWWAMTVPVVLLGQVVQTAVDLQLWTHRDSQVHFGLEDVPLLTWLLGCLSLVLVVVTNEIVKLHEIRVRVRYQKRQKLQFETKLGMNSPF, via the exons GAGCTGTGGAGAAGCAGCTTCCTGCACCACAGTAACCGCTGCTCCTGCTTCCACTGGCCTGGAGCCTCACTCATGCTGctggctgtgctgctgctgcttggcTGTCATGGGAGCCAGCCAGCAGGCAG CCATGGGGTGGAGCTGGTGAATGCCTCAGCGCTGTTCCTCTTGCTGCTTCTCAACCTCCTCCTCATTGGGCGGCAAGATCGGCTGAAGCGTAAGGAGGTAGAGCGGAGGCTCCGAGGGATCATTGACCAAATCCAAG ATGCACTCAGGGATGGCAAGGAGATCAAGTGGCCCGACGCCATGTACCCAGACCTCCACATGCCCTTTGCGCCATCCTGGTCTCTGCACTGGGCCTACAGAGATGGACATCTGGTCAACCTGCCAGTTAGCCTGTTAGTAGAAGGAGACATCATAGCCCTGAGGCCTGGCCAGGAATCATTTGCCTCTCTGAGGGGGATCAAG GATGATGAACACATCGTCTTAGAGCCAGGAGAcctgtttcctcctttttctccacccccttccccccggGGAGAAGTAAAGAAAGGGCCACAGAACCCCCAGCAGCACCGGTTGTTCCGCGTCCTCGAGACCCCAGTGATTGACAATATCAG ATGGTGCCTGGACATGGCCCTGTCCCGCCCAGTCACTGCCCTGGACAACGAGAGGTTCACGGTGCAGTCGGTGATGTTGCACTACGCCGTGCCTGTGGTCCTG GCTGGCTTCCTTATCACCAATGCCCTGCGCTTCATGCTGAATGCCCCTGGCGTCACATCCTGGCAGTACACCCTCCTCCAGCTACAG GTGAATGGCGTCCTGCCCATCCTTCCCCTGCTCTTTCCAGTCCTCTGGGTTCTGGCAACCGCCTGTGGAGAAGCTCGAGTCCTGGCCCAGATGAGCAAGGCCTCTCCCAGCTCCCTG CTGGCCAAGTTCTCAGAGGATACTCTCAGCAGCTATACAGAAGCCGTCTCCTCTCAG GAAATGCTACGATGCATTTGGGGCCACTTCCTGCGGGTGATCCAAGGGACATCACCGACTCTGAGCCATAGCTCCAGCCTGCTGCACAGCTTGGGCTCCGTCACG GTCCTGTGCTGTGTGGACAAACAGGGGATCCTGTCATGGCCCAACCCCAGCCCAGAGACTGTGCTGTTCTTTAGTGGGAAAGTGGAGCCCCCACACAGCAGCCATGAGGACCTAACAGATGACCTGTCCACCCGCTCCTTCTGCCATCCCGAGGTAGAGGAGGAG CCCCACGAGCGAGATGCCCTCCTGGCCGGTTCCCTGAACACTACCCTGCACCTTTCCAATGAGCAGGAACGTGGCGACTGGCCTGGTGACGGTCCCAAGCCCCCTGAATTCTACTCTCACCACAAAGCACATGGCCGCAACAAACACCCATCTGGCTCCAATGTGAGCTTCAGCAGGGACACGGAGGGCGGTGAAGAAGAGCCTGGCAAG CCTGGGCTGGAGGGCGAGCCCTATGAAGCAGAAGACTTTGTGTGTGACTACCACTTGGAGATGCTGAGCCTGTCACAGGACCAGCAGAACCCCTCCTGCATCCAGTTCGATGACTCCAACTGGCAGCTCCACCTCACCTCCCTGAAGCCCCTGGGTCTCAACGTGCTGCTGAACCTGTGTAACGCCAGCGTCACTGAGCGTCTGTGCCGGTTCTCGGACCATCTGTGCAACATCGCCCTACAGGAGAGCCACAGCGCCGTCCTGCCTGTGCATGTGCCCTGGGGCCTCTGCGAGCTCGCCCGACTCATAG GCTTCACCCCCGGGGCCAAGGAGCTCTTCAAGCAGGAGAACCACCTTGCACTCTACCGCCTCCCCAGTGCTGAGATGGTGAAGGAGACCTCACTGGGGAGGCTCTCCTGTGTCACCAAGCGGCGTCCCCCCCTCAGCCATATGATTAGTCTCTTCATCAAGGACACCACCACGA gcacagAACAGATGCTGTCTCATGGCACAGCCGACGTGGTCTTAGAGGCCTGTACAGACTTCTGGGATGGGGCGGACATCTATCCGCTTTCCGGTTCTGACAG AAAGAAAGTGCTGGATTTTTACCAGCGAGCCTGCCTGTCTGGTTACTGCTCTGCCTTCGCCTATAAGCCCATGAGCTGTGCCCTGTCCTCTCAGCTCAATGGCAAGTGCATCGAGCTGGTGCAGGCGCCTGGCCAGAGCAGCATCTTCACCATGTGTGAGCTGCCCAGCACCATCCCCCTCAAGCTGAGCACGCGCCGCAACAGCTGGAGCTCTGACG AAGGGATCGGGGAGGTGCTGGAGAAGGAAGACTGCATGCAGGCCCTGAGTGGCCAGATCTTCATGGGCATGGTGTCCTCTCAGTACCAGGCCCGGCTGGACATTGTGCGCCTCATCGACGGGCTGGTCAATGCCTGCATCCGCTTTGTCTACTTCTCTTTGGAGGACGAGCTCAAAAGCAAG GTGTTTGCAGAAAAGATGGGCCTGGAGACAGGCTGGAACTGTCACATCTCCCTCACGCCCAATGGTGACATGCCTGGCTCTGAGATCCCCCCTTCCAGCCCTAGCCATgccggctccctgcatgatgaCCTGAATCAGGGTAATGGCACAG TGTCCCGAGATGATGCGGAAGGACTCCTCTTAATGGAGGAGGAGGGTCACTCAGACCTCATTAGCTTCCAGCCTACGGACAGCGACCTCCCCAGCTTCCTGGAGGACTGCAACCGG GCCAAGCTGCCACGCGGCATCCACCAGGTGCGCCCCCACCTGCAGAACATTGACAACGTGCCCCTGCTAGTACCCCTGTTCACCGACTGTACCCCTGAGA CCATGTGTGAGATGATCAAGATCATGCAGGAATATGGGGAGGTGACCTGCTGCCTGGGCAGCTCTGCCAACCTGAGGAACAGTTGCCTTTTCCTCCAGAGTGACATCAG CATTGCCCTGGATCCTCTGTACCCATCCCGCTGCTCCTGGGAGACCTTTGGCTACGCCACCAGCACCAGCATGGCCCAGGCCTCGGATGGCCTTTCTCCCCTCCAGCTCTCAGGGCAGCTCAACAGCCTGCCCTGCTCCCTGACCTTTCGCCAGGAGGAGACCATAAGCATCATCCGGCTCATTGAGCAG GCTCGGCACGCCACCTACGGCATTCGCAAGtgcttcctcttcctgctgcAGTGCCAGCTGACTCTCGTGGTCATCCAG TTCCTCTCTTGCCTGGTTCAGCTGCCACCGCTGCTGAGCACCACCGACATCCTGTGGCTGTCCTGCTTTTGCTACCCTCTGCTCAG CATCTCTCTGTTGGGGAAGCCGCCCCACAGTTCCATCATGTCTATGGCCACAGGAAAGAACCTTCAGTCCATTCCTAAGAAG ACCCAGCACtacttcctcctctgcttcttgCTCAAATTCAGCCTCACCATCAGCTCGTGCCTCATCTGCTTTGGCTTCACGCTGCAGAGCTTCTGTGACAGCTCCCGAGCCCGCAACCTCACCAACTGCTCCTCCATCATGCTGCCCAG CTATGCTGACACAGCTCCGGCCTGGTTTGATGATTTTGCCAATGGGCTGCTGACGGCTCAGAAGCTCACGGCCGCCCTGATCGTCCTGCACACAG TCTTCATTTCTATCACCCATGTGCATCGCACCAAGCCCCTGTGGAGAAAGAGCCCCTTGACAAACCTCTGGTGGGCCATGACGGTGCCTGTGGT cctcctgggGCAGGTGGTCCAGACAGCAGTGGACTTGCAGCTGTGGACGCACAGGGACAGCCAAGTCCACTTTGGCCTGGAGGACGTGCCTCTGCTGACGTGGCTCCTGGGCTGCCTCTCCTTGGTCCTTGTGGTGGTCACCAATGAGATCGTGAAGCTGCATGAGATTCG GGTCCGGGTTCGCTACCAGAAGCGGCAGAAACTGCAGTTTGAAACTAAGCTGGGCATGAACTCCCCCTTCTGA